The following are encoded together in the Candidatus Bandiella woodruffii genome:
- a CDS encoding dicarboxylate/amino acid:cation symporter has protein sequence MNIKLKLWQKVMVGMALGILFGMFFKPYALSLEPIGTIFMNMIKMVVVPLILFSILNGITNISDANTFGRLGKRAFLLYMSTTMFAVTTGLTLANVFQPGAGLSIALSEQVHSPEQGHALKHLLMNIIPSNPIKAMAEGNTLQIVVFAFFTGFALILIGDKGREVKNFISSCTHLIFKMIHLVIQLTPYGVFAIMSWVIAQYGIDIMLHLSKFIAVVVGALFIQYIFLGVMLLVFGRVNPLPFYKKMSNTQSLALATSSSKATLATAISELRNKVGVSKESASFILPLGAAINMDGTAIYLGICSIFFAQIFGIPLDFYHYVILVMTATIGSIGAAGFPGGSMVMMGMVLSSVGIPLEGIGIIMGIDRLLEMLRTMINITGDCTVTVIVDKMEGTLNEKVYYSKITSE, from the coding sequence GAATGTTCTTTAAGCCATACGCATTGTCCCTTGAACCAATCGGCACAATATTTATGAATATGATTAAGATGGTTGTGGTGCCGTTGATTTTGTTTTCCATTTTAAACGGAATAACAAATATAAGTGATGCCAATACTTTTGGCAGGTTGGGAAAGAGAGCGTTTTTATTATATATGAGCACAACCATGTTTGCCGTAACAACAGGGCTTACACTTGCCAATGTTTTTCAGCCAGGCGCTGGTCTTAGCATAGCTTTAAGTGAGCAAGTACACTCTCCTGAACAAGGACATGCTTTAAAGCATTTGCTTATGAATATTATTCCAAGCAATCCTATTAAAGCAATGGCAGAAGGTAACACATTACAGATAGTAGTTTTTGCGTTCTTCACAGGATTTGCATTAATTTTAATAGGTGATAAAGGGCGAGAAGTGAAAAATTTCATTTCCTCCTGCACCCATTTGATATTCAAAATGATCCATTTGGTGATTCAGCTGACCCCTTATGGTGTGTTTGCGATAATGTCATGGGTGATTGCGCAGTATGGAATTGACATAATGCTTCATTTGAGTAAATTTATTGCTGTTGTTGTTGGAGCGCTGTTTATACAGTACATATTTTTAGGTGTAATGTTATTGGTTTTTGGAAGGGTTAACCCACTGCCTTTTTATAAAAAAATGTCAAATACGCAGTCATTAGCGCTTGCGACATCAAGCAGCAAAGCCACTCTTGCAACAGCTATATCTGAATTAAGGAATAAAGTTGGTGTTTCAAAAGAATCTGCGTCATTTATATTACCTCTGGGAGCTGCAATAAACATGGATGGTACTGCTATTTATCTGGGGATTTGCTCAATATTTTTTGCTCAGATTTTTGGTATTCCATTGGATTTTTATCATTACGTCATACTGGTAATGACAGCGACGATAGGTTCAATAGGAGCTGCGGGCTTCCCAGGAGGTTCCATGGTGATGATGGGAATGGTATTGTCATCTGTTGGTATTCCACTTGAGGGAATCGGTATTATAATGGGGATAGACAGGCTTTTGGAGATGTTAAGAACAATGATTAACATCACAGGAGATTGTACTGTTACTGTTATAGTGGATAAAATGGAGGGTACGTTGAACGAAAAAGTGTATTATTCAAAGATAACCTCAGAATAG